The nucleotide sequence TGTCGGCTTGTGCCCATTTTTGCGCAGGCGGCGATACGCCAGGCTGCGGTCGTAAAACCCACCGCCCATACCCAGCCGTCCACCGTGGCGATCGAAACCGACCAGCGGCAGCAAGAGCACGTCCAGTGTCCATACCTTGCGTTGTTGTTTGCTGTTGCGCCGGGGTTCAAAGATGCCAAAGCGATTTTTGTACATGGCTTCGCCCGGGCGGATGCGTTGAAAGACCATTTTGCTCCGCGGCCAAGGGCTGAGCACCGGCAAATAAGTCGCTTTGCCGCGGTGCTGCGCCGCCTGCAGGAGGAGGCGTGGGTCGATCTCACCATCGTTGGCTAAGTACAGGGCGATGTGCCGCGCGCGGCGAAACAGCGGGTGCTGCGCCAGTTGTTTGTACACACCTTGGGCGGCTTGGCGTTGGGCGTGACGGCTGAGTGCGCGGCGTTGCGTACGCAGGTGGCGGCGCAGTTGCACACGGCTAAGGGTTGTTAGATCAAGCATGGGGTATTGCTGGAACAGTTGCCACGGACGGGCAACCGGTCGGTAAAGATGACTCCCCGACGTGCCGCTGTCGGCTTGGCCCTTGAACCCGAAAGTTCAAGGTGGAGGTTGCAGGAAACTTTAAGGCTTTCCGTCGAGCGGACATGCACACCAGTTTCAACTTGCAACCCCCAGGGTTGTGCGAATCGGCTCAGGGACATCACCAACTGGCGCACACTTCAGGGAGCGGGACCAGTATACCGCAAAGCGCGGGCATGCAATCAGCTGCCTTACTCATCGGCGTCCTTAGCCAGCGCGCTGTCGACACGATTAAGCAGGCTGCGCAGCTGCTCACGGTTGCTGCCGGCCTGCTGGTCAAGGTGTTGCTGTTTGTGTAGCAGGTCATGGGTGATATTCAGCGCGGCCATCACGGCAACACGGTCAGCGCCAATAACTTTGCCGCTTAAGCGGATCTCGCGCATCTTGCCATCCAGATAGCGCGCGGCGTTTTCCAGATTGCTGCGTTCATCGCTCGGGCAAGCGATGCAATATTCTTTGTCCATGATCTGGACGGTCAAGGTGTTCGACTGAGTCATTAATCCTGCTCCAAGGCCTTAAGGCGCGAAATCATGGATTCGACCTTATGCCGGGCCATTTCGTTCTTTTCAATTAAGTGGGCACGTTCTTCGCGCCAAGCCTTTTCGCTTTTCAGAAGCTGTCGGTTGTGCGCCTTGAGCTCCTCGGCCCGCTGGATCAGCAAGTCCAACTTGGTCGTAAGCGCCTGCAGGTCGACGTCTTCCATGGTTCTCTACTCATGCGTGGTGAATGGGCTGGCAGGTGAAAATAGCGTCTTTATGCCATCTTCGACAGTAATGGGCGCCACAGGGTGCGACAACGTGCCGGTTTTGCTCTGTCTATACGTGGGGTTGATGCAGTTCACCCCAGGATCACAGGTGGTGATTGCCGGGGCCGAGGTGCAAATGGTACGTGCCCGTCGAGCCGCATGAATAGTCTTGGTACCCTTGCCGATGCTAGGATACAGGGCCTCCATTCTAGTGATTGCGCAGCTTTGCGCCTAGTTATCTATGCCAACTTCGAATTCGCCGTATTCCGCTTTTTCTGCCCTGCTTGCCAGCAGCGGTCACACCATTTCCCCTGCTGAATTGCACGGCCTGCTGCTCGGCCGGAGTTGCGCTGGCGCCGGCTTTGAGATCGACTCTTGGCTGGTGGATGCCGCCGAACTGCTCGGCGCCGCGCCGGAAGATACGGTGCGTCAAGCGCTGATCGGCCTGCAGGAAATGGTCAAGGGCGAACTGACCAGTAATGACGTCACCGTGGTGCTGTTATTGCCCAACGACGATGCGGCCTTGAGCGAGCGCGCTGTGGCACTGGGGCAATGGTGCCAAGGTTTCCTCGGAGGCTTTGGTTTGACCGCCCGTGACCGCGCCCTCAGTGCGGAAGCCATGGAAGTGCTGCAAGACCTTTCAGCCATAGCCCAGGTGCAGAACGCCTTGGAAGAATCGGAAGACGGCGAAACGGACTACATGGAAGTGATGGAGTACCTGCGCGTTGCCCCGCTGCTGCTGTTCAGCGAATGCGCCAAACCTGAAGCGGCTGCGGCCAAACCGTCGCTGCATTGATTTTCACGTTACCTGTTTTCAGGTATTCAGAAGTGGACCCACTCTGCCCATGATCAGCATCCCCAAGTCGGAATACGCCCGTCGGCGCAAGGCGCTGATGGCGCAGATGGAACCCAACAGCATCGCGATTTTGCCGGCCGCGCCGGTGTATATCCGCAACCGCGATGTTGAGCACATCTACCGCCAAGATAGCGACTTTCAGTACCTCTCCGGCTTCCCTGAGCCGGAAGCGGTGATTGCGTTGATTCCGGGTCGTGAACATGGCGAGTACGTTTTGTTTTGCCGTGAGCGTGATCCGCTAAGGGAAATGTGGGACGGCCTGCGCGCCGGCCAGGATGGCGCCATCAGCCACTACGGTGCCGATGACGCTTTTCCGATTGGCGATATTGATGACATTTTGCCGGGGCTTATTGAGGGGCGTGATCGGGTCTACTCCTCCATGGGCACTCACCATGAGTTTGACCGCCAGCTGATGGAGTGGATCAACGTGATCCGCTCCAAAGCGCGGCAGGGCGCCACGCCGCCCAATGAGTTCGTCACCCTTGAGCATCTGTTGCATGACCTGCGCCTGTACAAGTCGGCGGCCGAAATTAAGGTGATGAAGGAAGCGGCAGATATCTCCTGTCGCGCCCATGTGCGGGCTATGCAGGCCAGCCGCGCCGGGCTGTCTGAGTACCACCTGGAAGCCGAGCTGGATTACGAGTTCCGCAAGGGCGGGGCGAAAATGCCGGCGTATGGC is from Pseudomonas sp. TMP9 and encodes:
- a CDS encoding 5-formyltetrahydrofolate cyclo-ligase, with product MLDLTTLSRVQLRRHLRTQRRALSRHAQRQAAQGVYKQLAQHPLFRRARHIALYLANDGEIDPRLLLQAAQHRGKATYLPVLSPWPRSKMVFQRIRPGEAMYKNRFGIFEPRRNSKQQRKVWTLDVLLLPLVGFDRHGGRLGMGGGFYDRSLAYRRLRKNGHKPTLLGLAHECQQVEKLNMARWDVPLQGTVTNKAWY
- a CDS encoding cell division protein ZapA is translated as MTQSNTLTVQIMDKEYCIACPSDERSNLENAARYLDGKMREIRLSGKVIGADRVAVMAALNITHDLLHKQQHLDQQAGSNREQLRSLLNRVDSALAKDADE
- a CDS encoding TIGR02449 family protein is translated as MEDVDLQALTTKLDLLIQRAEELKAHNRQLLKSEKAWREERAHLIEKNEMARHKVESMISRLKALEQD
- a CDS encoding YecA family protein — encoded protein: MPTSNSPYSAFSALLASSGHTISPAELHGLLLGRSCAGAGFEIDSWLVDAAELLGAAPEDTVRQALIGLQEMVKGELTSNDVTVVLLLPNDDAALSERAVALGQWCQGFLGGFGLTARDRALSAEAMEVLQDLSAIAQVQNALEESEDGETDYMEVMEYLRVAPLLLFSECAKPEAAAAKPSLH
- the pepP gene encoding Xaa-Pro aminopeptidase; translation: MISIPKSEYARRRKALMAQMEPNSIAILPAAPVYIRNRDVEHIYRQDSDFQYLSGFPEPEAVIALIPGREHGEYVLFCRERDPLREMWDGLRAGQDGAISHYGADDAFPIGDIDDILPGLIEGRDRVYSSMGTHHEFDRQLMEWINVIRSKARQGATPPNEFVTLEHLLHDLRLYKSAAEIKVMKEAADISCRAHVRAMQASRAGLSEYHLEAELDYEFRKGGAKMPAYGSIVAAGKNACILHYRENDAALKDGDLVLIDAGCEIDCYASDITRTFPVSGVFSPEQKAIYELVLAAQEAAFKEIGPGKHWNQAHEATVQVITAGLVELGLLQGEVDALIASEAYKPFYMHRAGHWLGMDVHDVGEYKVGGEWRELEVGMAMTVEPGIYIAVDNQDVAKKWRGIGVRIEDDVVVTKAGCDILTGGVPKTVAEIEALMAAARSEAA